In Candidatus Bathyarchaeia archaeon, the following are encoded in one genomic region:
- a CDS encoding secondary thiamine-phosphate synthase enzyme YjbQ — protein sequence MSGFKVFNTSFSFQTKGEIEFVDLTDKVQEAVAKSSVKNGVVHVFAPHATGILVLTENDYSLLNDIKALLEKLVPKHGAYNHPSNAHAHLRSLLLPPDKTLPVVDGRVEFGTWQSLLFIETDVHSRRRTVIIQVIGEQ from the coding sequence TTGTCTGGCTTCAAAGTGTTTAATACAAGTTTTAGTTTCCAAACAAAAGGCGAAATAGAATTTGTAGATTTGACAGATAAAGTGCAGGAAGCGGTTGCCAAGTCAAGCGTAAAGAATGGGGTAGTTCACGTTTTTGCGCCTCATGCTACGGGCATATTGGTTTTAACAGAAAACGATTACAGCCTGCTAAATGACATCAAAGCGTTACTTGAGAAATTAGTTCCAAAACATGGTGCATACAATCATCCGTCAAACGCCCATGCGCACTTAAGGTCTCTGCTATTGCCGCCTGACAAAACTTTGCCAGTAGTCGACGGCAGAGTGGAGTTTGGAACCTGGCAATCGCTACTATTCATCGAAACAGATGTGCATTCCAGAAGAAGGACTGTCATAATTCAAGTTATCGGAGAACAATAA
- a CDS encoding DUF3795 domain-containing protein, which produces MESAKLKEARRNEIGYCGNYCRTCHWYTDVIRMPAKQLLSLVRAHFEVEGWIDHEGGSSKETIKGLEILSKCACAFNCKGGSGWSGCPVRKCCVTKGIEFCFECSDFPCEANWGEKGPYSKVFNKTKIERLREMKAIGVEEWIKKQWI; this is translated from the coding sequence ATGGAGAGTGCAAAACTGAAAGAAGCAAGACGGAATGAAATTGGTTATTGTGGAAATTACTGTCGAACGTGCCATTGGTATACTGACGTTATAAGAATGCCTGCCAAACAGCTATTAAGTCTTGTTAGAGCGCATTTTGAAGTTGAAGGATGGATTGACCACGAAGGTGGCAGTTCTAAAGAAACAATAAAAGGGCTCGAAATTCTCTCTAAATGCGCATGCGCATTTAACTGCAAAGGTGGTAGTGGCTGGAGTGGCTGTCCAGTTCGCAAATGCTGCGTTACGAAGGGAATAGAATTTTGTTTTGAATGCTCCGATTTTCCATGCGAAGCAAACTGGGGAGAAAAAGGCCCATATTCAAAAGTTTTCAATAAGACGAAGATAGAAAGGCTTCGGGAAATGAAAGCGATTGGAGTAGAAGAATGGATTAAGAAGCAATGGATATAA
- the cobO gene encoding cob(I)yrinic acid a,c-diamide adenosyltransferase, with protein MPKLEKGLVQVYTGNGKGKSTAAFGLALRAIGRGLKVYIIQFIKGGFDYGELYIVDKLPNLTLKAFGRGKFVTEKPPAEADMQFAEEALALAEKIVKGGEYDIVILDEVNVALNLKLIKTERVVALIKAKPKHVELVLTGRYAPNELIELADLVTEMREVKHPYNKGFEARKGIEY; from the coding sequence ATGCCTAAACTTGAAAAAGGACTCGTTCAAGTTTACACCGGAAACGGTAAAGGAAAGAGCACAGCAGCTTTTGGGCTTGCCTTAAGAGCGATAGGTAGAGGATTAAAGGTTTACATTATCCAGTTTATTAAGGGAGGATTCGACTACGGCGAGCTTTACATTGTGGATAAACTTCCAAACTTAACTTTGAAAGCTTTCGGCAGAGGAAAATTTGTAACAGAAAAGCCTCCAGCAGAAGCGGATATGCAGTTTGCAGAGGAAGCCTTAGCCTTGGCTGAAAAGATTGTTAAAGGCGGCGAATACGACATAGTAATTCTGGACGAAGTTAACGTGGCTTTAAACTTGAAACTGATTAAAACTGAAAGAGTTGTTGCATTGATAAAGGCTAAGCCGAAACATGTTGAGCTTGTTTTAACTGGGCGATACGCGCCAAACGAGCTAATTGAACTGGCTGATTTAGTGACGGAAATGCGTGAGGTCAAGCATCCCTACAACAAGGGCTTCGAAGCAAGAAAAGGAATAGAATACTAA
- the feoB gene encoding ferrous iron transport protein B translates to MRLAMASLQKFLSNPQGLKLMGKQLRIALAGNANVGKSVIFNQLTGLNQIVGNWPGKTVERAEGTLHFEGYTIRIIDLPGIYSLSTFSMEEIVSRDYIATEKPDVIVNVVDASMLERNLYFTLQLLELDPPIILNLNQVDFAAKKGIKIDAEKLSSALGVPVTQTVAITGAGINELLSTVIAVATGEEQFKPLRVTYGKEIEKRVQTIEKLVSTKLPQICAVYPARWIAIKLLERDEDVSGKIRNYENGKEVLEYAEKLAGELEKIHGEPSPVIIASERYSLATKIAKAVTTVETPPKISLEQKIDALTTHKILGYPILAGILAAIFALIFIGGNFVSAGFDYTFGILTSQTANVLSQFLPEIAVDLINKGVLSGVFAGISVALPYIVPFYILLALLEDSGYLPRAAFLMDNFMHKIGLHGKAFIPLMLGYGCNVPACIGCRIMETQRERLLSAFVVVLIPCAARTVVILGLVGRFVGLHAALGLYIFDLVLVFALGRIAFKVLPGEPVGLIMEMPPYKRPSIKNILVKTWSRTRDFVFIAFPIIIAGSLAIVALDATGFTNYIVNGASPLISGWLGLPVLAGIPLIFGILRKELTLILLAELIPLQSLTAVQMIVFALVTMIYIPCLATIAALKREFGWRKALTITLIDVGLALFLGGIAYRILSI, encoded by the coding sequence TTGCGCTTGGCTATGGCGTCGCTTCAAAAGTTTTTGTCAAACCCTCAAGGACTGAAGCTAATGGGTAAACAATTACGCATAGCGTTGGCTGGAAACGCGAACGTTGGAAAAAGCGTAATCTTCAACCAACTCACGGGCTTAAACCAGATAGTGGGGAATTGGCCTGGAAAAACGGTAGAAAGAGCAGAGGGAACACTGCATTTTGAAGGCTACACAATACGCATTATTGATTTGCCAGGCATTTATTCGCTTTCGACTTTTTCTATGGAAGAAATTGTCTCGAGAGATTACATAGCCACTGAAAAACCAGACGTTATAGTAAATGTTGTTGACGCTTCAATGCTTGAGCGTAATTTGTATTTTACGCTTCAACTTTTAGAGCTTGACCCGCCTATTATATTGAATTTGAACCAAGTTGATTTTGCAGCAAAAAAAGGCATAAAAATTGACGCAGAAAAACTTTCATCAGCTCTAGGCGTGCCCGTCACCCAAACGGTTGCAATAACCGGTGCGGGCATAAACGAGCTTCTTTCGACAGTCATAGCGGTTGCAACCGGAGAAGAACAGTTCAAACCATTAAGAGTCACTTACGGAAAAGAAATCGAGAAACGCGTACAAACAATCGAAAAACTTGTCAGCACAAAGCTTCCACAAATCTGTGCAGTTTACCCGGCAAGATGGATTGCAATTAAGCTCCTAGAGAGAGACGAAGACGTTAGTGGAAAAATAAGAAATTACGAAAATGGCAAAGAAGTTCTTGAATACGCAGAAAAGTTAGCTGGTGAATTGGAAAAAATTCACGGTGAACCCTCTCCAGTCATCATAGCATCTGAAAGATACAGTCTTGCAACAAAAATAGCAAAAGCAGTAACAACCGTTGAAACTCCTCCAAAAATAAGTTTAGAGCAAAAAATAGACGCTTTAACCACACACAAGATTCTGGGATATCCCATTCTGGCGGGTATTTTAGCGGCTATTTTCGCGCTAATTTTTATTGGCGGAAACTTTGTGTCCGCAGGTTTTGACTACACTTTTGGCATTTTAACTAGCCAAACTGCAAATGTGTTGTCGCAGTTTCTGCCCGAGATTGCTGTTGACCTAATCAACAAGGGAGTGTTGTCTGGAGTGTTTGCTGGAATTTCCGTAGCCTTACCATACATTGTACCTTTCTACATACTCCTTGCACTTTTAGAAGACAGCGGCTACTTACCACGTGCAGCCTTCCTCATGGACAATTTCATGCACAAAATAGGCTTGCACGGAAAAGCCTTCATACCCTTAATGCTCGGCTACGGATGCAACGTTCCAGCATGCATAGGCTGCAGAATCATGGAAACACAACGTGAACGGCTCCTATCAGCATTTGTAGTCGTTCTGATTCCATGCGCAGCCAGAACCGTAGTAATTCTCGGGCTCGTTGGAAGGTTTGTTGGGTTGCATGCAGCTTTAGGCTTATACATTTTTGATTTAGTTCTTGTTTTTGCCCTAGGAAGAATAGCCTTCAAGGTTTTGCCAGGCGAACCAGTTGGCTTAATCATGGAGATGCCGCCTTACAAAAGGCCGTCTATCAAGAACATTTTAGTGAAAACCTGGAGCAGAACACGCGACTTCGTTTTCATTGCATTCCCAATAATAATAGCTGGAAGCCTAGCAATAGTAGCTTTAGACGCAACCGGATTCACAAATTACATCGTTAACGGCGCAAGTCCACTCATAAGTGGCTGGCTTGGGCTTCCAGTATTAGCTGGCATTCCGTTAATCTTTGGAATTCTACGCAAAGAGTTAACGCTTATCTTGCTTGCAGAGCTTATTCCGCTGCAATCCTTGACGGCTGTTCAAATGATTGTTTTTGCTTTAGTTACGATGATTTACATTCCATGTCTCGCAACAATTGCCGCGTTAAAGCGGGAGTTTGGGTGGAGAAAAGCCTTGACAATAACGCTGATTGACGTTGGGCTTGCTCTTTTTCTGGGCGGAATAGCCTACAGAATTCTATCCATCTAG
- a CDS encoding metal-dependent transcriptional regulator, whose product MTTELSYDAEEYVEAIYKLQKRSGVAKTKELAAELDVVPGSITNTIEHLEKHDLVEHEPYRGVKLTAKGEALALHIIRRHRLAERLLTDILNADWSDVHENACKLEHALTEEVIALLEKKLEYPAVCPHGNPIPSEHGEIEEQECYPLTEMRLNEICKVVKIPDENREKLQLLASKGIKPNATIHIAKQKGARLILCVDGKERSLSCSDASSVWVKPMEAKK is encoded by the coding sequence ATGACAACGGAACTTTCCTATGACGCAGAAGAGTATGTAGAAGCAATCTATAAACTCCAGAAACGGAGCGGAGTTGCCAAAACAAAAGAGTTAGCCGCGGAACTGGATGTTGTGCCCGGCTCAATAACAAACACAATCGAACATTTAGAGAAACACGACCTTGTGGAACATGAACCATACAGAGGTGTCAAACTAACAGCGAAAGGCGAGGCGTTGGCTCTACACATTATACGGAGACATAGACTTGCGGAAAGATTACTCACTGACATATTAAATGCTGACTGGAGCGACGTCCACGAAAACGCTTGCAAACTCGAGCATGCCCTAACAGAAGAAGTAATCGCACTTTTAGAAAAGAAGCTTGAATACCCCGCGGTTTGCCCTCATGGAAATCCCATTCCCAGTGAACATGGCGAAATAGAAGAACAAGAATGTTATCCACTAACGGAAATGAGGCTAAACGAAATCTGCAAAGTTGTAAAAATCCCAGACGAGAACCGCGAAAAATTACAGCTCTTGGCAAGTAAAGGAATAAAACCCAACGCAACAATCCATATTGCCAAGCAAAAAGGTGCTCGACTCATTCTCTGCGTAGACGGAAAAGAACGCAGTCTGAGCTGCAGCGATGCTTCTAGCGTTTGGGTCAAACCAATGGAGGCGAAAAAATAA
- a CDS encoding Lrp/AsnC ligand binding domain-containing protein has product MRKDCLEAYILLNAEPGMIWEVAEATLKIEGVRRAHAVTGQFDAVVYVEFPKMEDLGRIIEKIQQLRGVRGTQTLIAIPPTIRK; this is encoded by the coding sequence ATGAGGAAAGATTGTTTGGAAGCCTACATTCTCCTTAATGCGGAGCCTGGCATGATATGGGAAGTCGCAGAAGCTACGCTTAAAATTGAAGGCGTAAGAAGGGCACATGCGGTAACTGGACAGTTTGACGCTGTAGTCTATGTGGAGTTTCCAAAGATGGAGGATTTGGGTAGAATAATCGAGAAAATCCAGCAACTCAGAGGCGTGCGTGGAACCCAGACGCTGATAGCTATTCCGCCAACCATCAGAAAATAG
- a CDS encoding methylmalonyl-CoA mutase family protein, with the protein MTIFDEKQIKELKQERERWEKTTLPKWLEQCKECKSEFRNHSGMLIKRLYTPEDVKDLDYMRDLGFPGEYPFTRGVHATMYRGRLWTMRMFAGFGTAADTNKRFKYLLKEGESGLSTAFDYPTIMGYDSDHPMAKGEVGVCGVAISSLQDMEVLFDGIPLDKVTTSMTINGPAPILLAMYVAVGDKQGVPRTKIGGTTQNDNLKEFFAQKLCIFPPKPSVKLTTDVIEYCARHLPKWNPVSISGYHIREAGATALQELAFTLYDGIAYVESTLERGLKVDEFAHRLSFFFASHNDFFEEIAKFRAARRLWARIMKERFKAKNPRSMWMRMHVQTSGCTLTAQQPLNNIVRTTIQALAAVLGGTQSLHTNSFDEALCLPTEESVRVALRTQQIIAYESGVANTVDPLGGSYYVEELTNEMEEKAMEYIQKIDDMGGAIAAIEKGFFQKEIADSAYKYQREVDEKKRIIVGCNEYTIEEEKCPIELLRVDPKVEKEQVARLQKLKRERDNRKVKETLEKLHYAAEKDENLMPTIIEAVKAYATLGEITDVLRKVYGEYKELIII; encoded by the coding sequence ATGACAATATTTGATGAAAAACAGATTAAAGAACTTAAACAAGAACGTGAACGCTGGGAAAAAACGACGCTTCCAAAATGGCTGGAACAATGCAAAGAGTGCAAGAGTGAATTCAGAAATCACTCTGGAATGCTAATAAAACGTTTGTATACGCCCGAAGACGTTAAAGACTTAGATTACATGCGTGATTTGGGTTTTCCAGGCGAATATCCATTCACACGCGGCGTCCACGCGACAATGTATCGTGGGCGTTTATGGACTATGCGCATGTTCGCGGGTTTCGGCACTGCTGCAGACACTAACAAGCGGTTTAAATATTTGCTGAAGGAAGGCGAGTCTGGCTTAAGCACGGCTTTTGATTATCCTACGATTATGGGTTACGATTCAGACCATCCCATGGCGAAGGGCGAAGTGGGCGTGTGCGGAGTAGCCATATCCTCTTTGCAGGACATGGAAGTCTTATTTGACGGTATACCCTTGGACAAGGTTACAACTTCAATGACAATAAACGGGCCAGCACCCATACTTCTTGCCATGTACGTTGCGGTTGGCGATAAACAAGGAGTGCCGAGAACAAAAATTGGCGGAACCACACAGAACGATAATTTGAAGGAGTTTTTCGCTCAGAAATTGTGCATTTTTCCGCCGAAGCCCTCTGTGAAACTTACCACAGACGTTATTGAGTATTGTGCTAGGCACTTGCCAAAATGGAATCCAGTCAGCATAAGCGGCTACCACATTCGCGAAGCTGGCGCTACAGCCCTTCAAGAATTAGCTTTCACGCTTTATGATGGAATAGCCTATGTAGAATCCACCTTGGAAAGAGGCTTAAAAGTGGACGAGTTTGCACATCGCTTGTCCTTCTTTTTCGCATCCCACAACGACTTCTTTGAGGAAATCGCCAAGTTCCGCGCAGCCCGAAGACTCTGGGCGAGAATCATGAAGGAACGGTTTAAGGCTAAGAACCCGAGGTCTATGTGGATGCGTATGCACGTTCAAACTTCTGGGTGTACACTGACGGCGCAACAGCCATTAAACAACATTGTGCGCACGACAATTCAAGCGTTAGCTGCTGTTTTAGGCGGAACCCAATCGTTACATACTAACTCATTTGACGAAGCCTTGTGCCTACCAACCGAAGAGTCTGTTAGAGTGGCTTTGAGAACGCAGCAGATAATCGCCTACGAAAGCGGGGTAGCTAACACAGTTGACCCGCTTGGCGGTTCATATTACGTTGAAGAATTAACGAACGAGATGGAAGAGAAAGCCATGGAATACATCCAAAAAATTGACGATATGGGTGGAGCAATTGCAGCAATAGAGAAAGGCTTTTTCCAGAAAGAAATCGCAGACAGCGCTTACAAATATCAACGGGAAGTAGACGAGAAAAAACGCATAATCGTAGGCTGCAACGAGTATACCATTGAAGAGGAAAAATGTCCAATAGAACTTTTACGTGTCGACCCAAAGGTTGAAAAAGAACAAGTCGCCAGACTGCAAAAACTAAAAAGGGAACGTGACAACAGAAAAGTGAAAGAAACGCTTGAAAAGCTGCATTACGCAGCAGAGAAGGATGAAAATCTCATGCCAACAATAATAGAAGCAGTAAAAGCCTATGCGACATTGGGCGAAATTACTGACGTGCTGCGAAAAGTTTACGGAGAATATAAGGAGTTAATCATAATTTAG
- a CDS encoding GNAT family N-acetyltransferase: MRPGEELKRFKAKDGRGVVLRTPKWEDLNDFLELINSLVEEGADILRSEKVSREEEIDFLARVLSNLEKDKLFYLVAEIDGKVVAVSEINKRDGYEKHVGVIGIAIKKGFRDVGIGTEMMKTLIEQAKKMGLKVLTLSAFATNKRALHVYEKVGFAKTGFIPKKRFKDGKYTDEIIMTKLLE; encoded by the coding sequence ATGCGACCTGGAGAAGAGCTTAAGCGCTTCAAAGCTAAGGACGGCCGCGGAGTAGTTTTGAGGACGCCAAAGTGGGAGGACTTGAATGATTTTCTGGAACTTATAAACTCGCTGGTCGAAGAAGGCGCCGACATTCTTAGGAGTGAAAAGGTTTCGAGGGAAGAGGAGATTGATTTTTTGGCGAGAGTTCTCAGCAACTTAGAAAAAGATAAGTTGTTTTACTTGGTTGCCGAGATAGATGGGAAGGTTGTTGCGGTTTCGGAGATAAACAAGAGAGACGGCTACGAGAAGCATGTGGGCGTGATAGGCATAGCCATTAAGAAAGGTTTCAGAGACGTTGGCATTGGAACTGAAATGATGAAGACGCTAATAGAGCAAGCTAAAAAAATGGGTTTGAAGGTTTTGACGCTTTCAGCTTTTGCAACTAACAAACGCGCACTCCACGTTTACGAAAAAGTCGGATTTGCCAAAACAGGGTTTATTCCCAAAAAGCGTTTTAAAGATGGCAAATATACAGATGAAATAATAATGACTAAACTGCTGGAGTGA
- a CDS encoding AAA family ATPase, translated as MNVAVKGLWNVVLSGYPKTGKTLLARRLVAEHRNFARVGVDELRQMLFNEVPPCRDEFLVYSLIAETRDMLLEKGYSVIIDSTAPDNVTRTFLLATRVKNVNRLVVLFNVEREIIIERNIALFGDASSVFAWDERWETPKGGIPIFKFKSNNAEEFEAYYARLKELLESEIHPFKPEFLRPTLPLKKLQETFKTFLRKKQK; from the coding sequence ATGAATGTCGCAGTTAAAGGATTGTGGAATGTTGTTTTAAGCGGCTATCCAAAAACTGGAAAGACCTTGCTTGCAAGACGCTTGGTTGCTGAGCATAGAAATTTTGCGAGAGTGGGCGTTGACGAGTTAAGGCAGATGCTTTTTAACGAAGTTCCACCGTGCCGCGACGAATTTCTAGTGTATTCTTTGATTGCTGAAACGCGTGACATGCTTCTTGAAAAGGGATACAGCGTCATCATTGACTCCACCGCGCCGGATAATGTTACACGTACTTTTCTGCTCGCAACACGAGTTAAAAACGTCAATCGATTAGTTGTTCTATTCAATGTCGAAAGAGAAATAATAATCGAAAGAAACATTGCCTTATTCGGCGACGCAAGCTCGGTTTTTGCTTGGGATGAACGTTGGGAAACACCAAAAGGCGGCATTCCCATATTCAAATTCAAAAGCAACAACGCGGAGGAGTTTGAGGCTTATTATGCACGGCTTAAAGAGTTATTAGAGAGCGAAATTCACCCTTTCAAACCAGAATTTCTACGCCCAACATTGCCACTTAAAAAACTACAGGAAACTTTCAAAACTTTCTTAAGAAAAAAACAGAAATAG
- a CDS encoding FeoA family protein — protein sequence MRFRHRRAVAKPQVATDSKEMVSLTCLEEGKSGVIAYTHGGCGLVRRLAEMGLTPGVEVKLLRKCPFRGPLEIEVRGTALALGYGVASKVFVKPSRTEANG from the coding sequence ATGCGTTTCAGACACAGAAGAGCGGTTGCAAAGCCGCAGGTTGCGACAGACAGCAAAGAAATGGTTTCTCTAACGTGCCTTGAAGAAGGAAAAAGCGGAGTAATAGCTTACACTCATGGAGGTTGCGGGCTCGTTAGAAGACTTGCTGAAATGGGTCTGACACCGGGAGTCGAAGTCAAACTACTCAGAAAATGCCCTTTCCGTGGACCATTAGAAATCGAAGTTAGAGGCACTGCACTTGCGCTTGGCTATGGCGTCGCTTCAAAAGTTTTTGTCAAACCCTCAAGGACTGAAGCTAATGGGTAA
- the meaB gene encoding methylmalonyl Co-A mutase-associated GTPase MeaB — protein MTIDEIVKGVLAGNRRSIARAITIAEDNTPEAQKLIAAIYPHTGKAHIIGLTGPGGSGKSTLIEKMVREYRRKGKTVGVVAVDPSSPFTGGAFLGDRIRMQELSTDEGVFIRSMATRNYAGGIAKATKDAVKILDAAGKDIILVETVGAGQSEVEIIKVAQSIVVIHAPGLGDDIQAIKAGLMEIADIFVVNKADRENADKAVMDIQAMLQLNSKETAWKPPILKTTALTGEGVSQLIEKLEEHRHFLEKEEERKKSLLRAEAELVEAVKEKIVNVVIDELKKEGKFEELLQKILNRKIDPSSAAEKLLSGKLKKATRNA, from the coding sequence TTGACAATTGACGAGATAGTCAAGGGTGTTCTAGCCGGAAACCGCAGAAGCATAGCAAGAGCCATAACTATAGCTGAAGACAACACTCCCGAAGCTCAAAAGTTAATAGCTGCAATCTATCCGCACACGGGAAAAGCTCACATAATAGGGCTAACCGGTCCCGGCGGCTCTGGAAAAAGCACGCTCATTGAGAAAATGGTGCGCGAATACAGGCGCAAGGGCAAAACAGTTGGCGTTGTAGCCGTGGACCCATCGAGTCCCTTCACGGGAGGCGCATTTCTCGGCGACAGGATTCGTATGCAAGAATTGAGCACGGATGAGGGTGTTTTTATACGGAGTATGGCAACGCGCAATTACGCCGGAGGAATAGCCAAAGCCACTAAGGACGCGGTTAAAATTTTGGATGCCGCGGGCAAGGATATTATTTTAGTTGAAACTGTGGGAGCGGGGCAGTCAGAAGTTGAAATAATCAAGGTAGCACAATCGATTGTGGTTATTCACGCGCCGGGTCTTGGAGATGACATACAAGCCATAAAAGCGGGGCTGATGGAGATAGCGGATATCTTCGTAGTAAACAAGGCAGATAGAGAAAACGCAGACAAAGCCGTGATGGATATTCAAGCGATGCTGCAACTAAACAGTAAGGAAACTGCATGGAAACCGCCCATTTTGAAAACGACGGCTTTAACAGGTGAAGGAGTCTCGCAACTTATCGAGAAACTGGAAGAGCATAGACATTTCTTGGAGAAGGAAGAAGAACGTAAGAAGAGTCTCTTGCGGGCTGAAGCTGAACTGGTTGAAGCAGTAAAAGAGAAAATAGTTAACGTAGTAATAGACGAGCTGAAGAAAGAAGGAAAGTTTGAAGAATTATTGCAGAAAATTCTAAACAGAAAAATAGACCCTTCATCCGCTGCTGAAAAACTGTTAAGCGGAAAGTTGAAGAAGGCAACACGCAATGCCTAA
- a CDS encoding MFS transporter gives MSQQKLSEKLHILLLGAAHSLNHSLFVIAPPLLALIMADLGVTKSVIGAVSTAASFLYGVGALVGGPLGDKIGETKTITVCLAFSGLSTVIMLAASAFRSIYLYGLALILMASWASLYHPTANSLISKAFKGKVAESMGLHGVGGTLGVVLTPTVAWIIGSTFGWSWAFVTFGILCILLAFLFAKKFRKTNNGKNYGGTIIDALKIRELWLLLIFNVAIGLFMKGVELYFPTYINENRQVDQAWASVALTLVLAAGVPGQWIGGKAADMFGSKKVLIATSLGVCAGFLCLLFVPIYVVGVAAFILLYGLSFYAHQPALNSLAGFLSPQNQRGAVYGVFFFTSFGIGSISQLIAGFIADSYGLDAAFYLLAMFAVAALLLSFKLPKKTEHT, from the coding sequence ATGTCGCAGCAAAAACTATCTGAAAAGCTTCATATTTTACTGTTAGGCGCGGCACATTCACTGAACCATTCATTGTTTGTGATTGCACCGCCTTTGCTGGCTTTGATAATGGCTGACTTGGGCGTGACAAAATCTGTTATAGGCGCCGTTTCGACAGCAGCGTCTTTTCTGTATGGTGTTGGCGCTTTAGTTGGTGGACCATTAGGTGACAAGATTGGAGAGACCAAAACGATTACTGTGTGCCTTGCTTTTTCTGGACTATCCACAGTCATTATGCTTGCTGCAAGCGCGTTTAGAAGCATTTATCTTTACGGTTTAGCGCTAATTTTAATGGCTTCTTGGGCTAGCCTTTACCACCCCACTGCAAACTCGCTTATCTCAAAGGCCTTCAAGGGCAAAGTCGCCGAATCCATGGGATTGCATGGAGTGGGCGGAACGTTAGGCGTCGTGTTAACTCCCACAGTAGCATGGATTATAGGCTCAACTTTTGGTTGGTCATGGGCTTTCGTCACTTTCGGCATATTGTGCATTCTACTTGCTTTTCTTTTTGCGAAAAAATTCAGGAAAACTAACAATGGAAAAAATTATGGCGGAACAATAATTGACGCTTTGAAAATTCGCGAGCTTTGGTTGTTGCTGATTTTCAATGTGGCAATTGGACTTTTCATGAAAGGTGTCGAACTGTACTTTCCAACATACATTAATGAGAATCGGCAAGTTGACCAGGCGTGGGCGTCTGTGGCTCTCACGTTGGTTTTGGCTGCGGGGGTTCCTGGACAATGGATTGGTGGTAAAGCCGCTGACATGTTTGGTTCGAAGAAGGTTTTGATTGCCACATCCTTGGGCGTGTGTGCGGGCTTTTTGTGTCTTCTTTTTGTGCCGATTTATGTGGTGGGAGTTGCTGCTTTCATTCTATTATATGGCTTGTCATTTTATGCGCACCAACCAGCGTTAAACTCGCTTGCTGGTTTTCTTTCTCCACAAAACCAGAGAGGAGCAGTTTACGGCGTGTTCTTCTTCACTTCCTTTGGCATAGGCTCCATTTCACAGTTAATCGCTGGATTCATCGCTGACTCGTATGGTTTGGATGCTGCATTTTACCTCTTAGCAATGTTTGCAGTGGCTGCGCTTTTGCTTTCGTTTAAGCTTCCCAAAAAGACAGAACACACATGA
- a CDS encoding cobalamin B12-binding domain-containing protein codes for MQSKKKIRVLIAKPGLDSHDRGAKVVARALRDAGMEVIYTGLRQTPEQIVETALQEDVDVIGLSILSGAHKALFPRIMELLSQKGLTDVMVFAGGIIPEEDIAELKKIGIKEIFGPGTPTETIIKYVLENVPERA; via the coding sequence ATGCAGAGTAAAAAGAAAATTAGAGTGTTAATTGCGAAGCCAGGACTTGACAGCCATGATAGAGGCGCTAAAGTCGTAGCCCGCGCTTTGCGAGACGCTGGAATGGAAGTAATCTACACGGGGTTGAGGCAGACTCCAGAGCAGATTGTTGAGACTGCACTGCAAGAGGACGTGGACGTCATTGGATTGAGCATTCTGTCTGGAGCGCATAAGGCTCTCTTTCCACGCATAATGGAGTTACTCTCTCAGAAGGGCTTGACGGACGTGATGGTTTTCGCAGGTGGAATAATTCCAGAAGAAGATATTGCAGAACTGAAGAAAATTGGAATAAAAGAAATTTTTGGTCCAGGCACGCCAACAGAAACCATAATCAAGTATGTATTGGAGAACGTTCCAGAAAGAGCGTAA